The DNA region GCCTCTTGTTACGTTTGCGTTTCGCGAGACTACCACAGTGGAAATGATCTCAACCATGTTTCCAACCTAAACACATGAAACAGCTTGAACAGCaagcttttgtttcatgtttcatggtgGGTTTCTATAACTGACACAGAGTAAACACAAGACAGCATTTGATTTGACTAAATGTGGCTTTTCATCTGATACTAATAAGGGTCAGCTGTTTAGGACACAAACTGATATCACcctaaatgaaatcatttacCCTGCGAGGTTTGTGTATTAGGAGAAAATAACATTCACTGCTCTTCCACCATGTTTATTGCAGTTGTGGCTTCAAAAACCCTAAAATAGATGGCAGGTACTAAAAATTTTTGTGATTCATGGTGCGGTATCGTCCTGACTTGGATGTCAATCAATTCAGCAAACCCATGATTATACATGCTTAAGGCATGATGAAGATTAAGCAACTAAAACTACTTGGTTTATGTTTGGAAATGATTTTGAGGAAGATCAAATAAACAACGATAACATGCTACATGAAACGTTACCACCTTATGAAGTTAACATGAACTTGTTGGCAGACATTTTTCGGTCCAAAACCAAAGTCTGAGAGAACGCTAACCGAATCGGACGTAGTTAATGTCACATACAGGTAGCATGGTCACAACTTTGCCAGTTTACCCTGATTACATGTGTGGGCACCTTGTACGTGACTGTCAAAAGGTATTGTTTTACATAGGTAATAAGTATATagttttaacacacacacacacacacacacacacacacacacacacacacacacacacacacacacacacacacacacacactacaccaTGTCATCAGCAGttataaacagaataaaattGGAGTCTTACCATTGATGATATCACCATGTCAAGCAGGACAGTCCAGCCAACGTGACCAAACCCAAACATTATCTCCAGATTTTGTCTGAACCCATAGATGGACTCGGGACAGGTTTCCACTATGTAGTCCACAGCTGTCAGCATTTATATTAAAGTGTGATCAGTGCTTTACTATTGTATGTACTTAAGTGTCTCGTGAAGGGTGATGCATTCACTTACTGACGTATGTGCTGAAATGCATTTGAACAGTGACGCAACTGTTTAATATAAGGGAAAATGCGAACAAGCTATACAGTCAGTGACTAATAGTCTTTCAACTGAACTGAGAGGAATAATTTGAATCACCAAAGTGATTCGTGGTTTCCTCTTCCAGCTGAAAATATTGATCTGCTTTGTGTGGAAGTAACTCAGATGAGAGCAGGGAGGGGGGACCAAATCGGTAAAGGTGCTGGCTGCAAACTCTAAAACACTGATAAGaaagagctgaggggagctgcaggaTGTTGATTCTCTGAGGTTTCGTTTTTACGTGCGACCTCTCTTGCACACAGGTTTTTCATGAGATCAACTGATGGTGTAAAATCAGAAAGACGGAAGAGCAATCTTGCAGTATAATGGAGGTCAGCCCATCCATTGGTGGACTGTGTTGGGAATTGCTGGTACACCATCCTACCACTATACCTGCTAAACTCCTAGTTGGGGTGAAAGACAGGAAAGCCATTTTGTCACATGGCCATTACAGAAGCCCATTCACCTATGGAAAACttaaagtttttgttttgttgctgctgtgttgatGTGAAGGAGGGAGTATGAAGGAGTGTGTACAGGGGCAGAAAATAGGCGCCTGAAAGGATCAAAACCGCAGTGGCATTCACCAACATGCTGGGGTTTGTGGCCATCAGCCAGGCCAACATATTGGTGACCACAAGCAAAACATGTTGGTTTGTCAATGACGTGAAATAAATAAGGTGCTGCTTGAGGtttgacagtttaaaaaaaaacgtaaaatatatttaaatgagTCATTGCACATAATACACACAGTTAAATATGGAGAAGGGCGGacagaagaaaagcaagaagTATACAGTGTAAAGTCCTGCAGTAAATACTTTCATGTTCTTTCTGTCCTGCTTtgtgacagacacaaacacacatgtacagtcaCCACTGACAAACAAGTGATGAATGGAAACTTAAGCCTTGCTGTGGTTGGGCTTCAAACTCAAGTGTGAATACAAAGGGACTTTTCTCACTCACTCTGCATGTTAGCCTCAGGAAACTGGGCTTCACTGCTGCTATGCCTTTTTTAGAAGGCAAGTTAAATAATTTATTCTTATTAATCTTAATATCACAACAATTTGCTGGAGTAATTAAAGGTCTTTCTATGTCTGGATGATTTTATATCACACTTTTCTGCAGTTGGATTCTTTTGATTGGTAGTTGATGTCAGAGGGAGGCGGTGCTAATCATTCACTGGTCCCACCCTGGTCTTTTTTTGGCAAGAACAAGACTTTGAGCTGTGATCTGAAGTTAGATCTGCCAGATTATGAGCAAAAGATTTGACCGCTTTGTGAAGTGTGTTCCAGTGTGCATGACTTGGTGATGGCAGCCTGTGCAAATCCATGGTGAATGAATCCTTAAATTTGCATTCAAATGCTGATATGCATGCGTGCTATTTCAAGATCACTAATGCATATGCTTGTagatctttaaaaacacagtttctaaacactttgtgtgaaaacattaaCCTGCAAGAAAAACTACATCAATAATTTGTTCAACTAAAAATAGCTGCTGACACCTCTTgtatcttttctctctttgcaaCCCCTCTCTACATATCCTGTCAAAGCACGCTGTCGTTTCTGTTTCTGAGTAAACAGCCTTGATGGTTTGTCAAAGGGTGGAGAAATGGACCACTGCAGCCTTTGTCAGTCAGTGCGGCTTGTGGCTTTGCTTGTTGTTTGCAGTGTAGACATGCAGAAGGCCTTTTACAAGGTGGTGTGGGACCAGGAAGATGGCggggttgattttttttcaatagTTGCCcgtaaatattttttttttacgtaGTATAAGGATTTCTTGTGTCTAAAGAAAGATTAATTGGGGCAAGGCAGTAAACACAGTCAGGTACAGAAGTCTGAGGTAGTTACcggacagcagaggagcagatgaaGTCAAAAGTAGGAAGGGTCGATAGAGAGAAGGCAGTTCCATGACAATTGCTGGAGATTCTTGCATGAGGgtgaagaacaatctggcaacaaaTAAGAGTGGGAGAGCCTTTTAAGTACTGCACTGATTGGagatgagtctcaggtgtgtgctcaggtgggcgtggctgagcaggtgtgcagatgagggagagagtggcagcaggtatGGAGCTGGCAGACAGTGATGCAGTTTGCTTTGCGGTCCCCAAAATCCTGTGACCTGTAGTATTAAACTGCACTTGTTGTTACCACCAGTGACCACAGGTGTCGCCAAATCatccaggactgaaatcttcaGCTTTAACAACTGCCACAGCAAAGCCGTGGGCCTCCTCTGCCATGTATCTCTTAAGTCACCTTGCACCAGATTTCATTGTAATCCCTCTAGTAGACATTTCACACAACACCAAAAATTTAAACCTTCCAATGGCACCAATGGCAATCCATAGAGCCACATGACTGACCACCACCGTGGCTGAAATAGACATTTGACACACAAATTGCTGTCTGCATGAGTTGGTGTGATCAAATAGTCAAATTAGGGTGATTAAAAGATAATTAGGATCCATTTTGTTAATGATTATCAGGCTGTCTGTTCTTCTGTCCACGTCTGCCTCGACTTTCTTGTATTTCTCTGCATCTAACagtcaaacacaaaccaaacagaaacCAACTTCGTGTAAATAATGTTACTAACCCACAATAAAACACTATTAAATCTCTGTCCTTTACCATAACTAATTACTGTCTTGATTTGCAAATTTAATTTAGACTGTTACTTACTTGACAGTGAGGAGAGTAATTATGGTTTCAGggatatttatttttcaatctAACATTCAGATCTCAAGTTAATTTAGGTCCCCTAtgaggtttttattttccttttgttttggaattgtcagtttttattcatgtatattctgtttctgttcacagtgcttgtttgctgttttgacAAATGTGAGTAAAAGGCTTCACTCTCAAGtcttaataaaaaaagaaattgaattTGTAGTACATTAAGACAGATAGACGTAAGTGTGGTAACACGTCAGCATGTTttagaaattcaaataaataagaaaataaagcaaCTTAAAAAATATGATGCTATTTGAACATTTAGTTGTGTCAATTGTGtctaaaacattaaaaaagatATTCATTCAATCTCAATTTCTTATAGAGGTTGCATCAAGCAAAGATTGAATTATTGtgttcaaaataaacaaacGATGGTCAACACAAACAATTTCATCTGTTATTATTATACTATCAATATACCACACTGTTATCGctattgtttttcattgcattgaTACATATGGAAGTTAAGAGCTTTAAAACTGCGTATCAGACAAAAGAGACCAATCGGCAAACTTCCTGAACCTTCCATCGCTTTCGAGCCGAATCTTTCAAAAAGCCTGTTTGAGTCAAAACATGACAAAGACTTGagcaacaaaatgcaaaaaaaaatgaattaagacagaaaagagacaaacaatGTTGAAGGACATCACCAAAAGCTGTGCTGTTTTTCCATCAGTATAATTGAGTTTTGTAGAATCACAGGACAAAAAAATTGTACAATGATTGCAAACAGATTGgacaaaacacatattttttatCGGTATCAGATGTGAAATTGAATTTTCCGTCTGTGTGTGCTAGACAAAAACTTAGATTAGCTTTAACTGGCAAATCGATCGTTAACCTATCGCATCACGTCCTGACATCAGCGTAGACTGTCtcttcatctgctgtttttatattccttctctctgctgtgcgAGCGTTCCTCTTGGTGAAGGCTGGTGCAGAATAAACCAATGAGTTCTTCTCTCGCTGAGTGAATATATGGAAAAATGTTATGAGATGGCAGATGTTAACATTTATGAATGGCAGTAACTTTTCCAGTGCATTATTTTCTTTAGTAACCTTACCTGCTCAGTTTCCTGATCACCTCTGGCTGTTGCAGCATTTGCTTccagaacaacagcagctgcattatcaaatcaaaaacaacgatgaaagattaaaaatgcttttaagaTTTGAGAATATTTGGCTTTATAAATACAACTGACTTGACTTAATATTAAGTATATTTTTGCAAAATGCTGTTTGGTAGATGTAGAAACTTCTGTTACCGTTGCAACAACCGCAAGATTTTCTCTTGACGGTATAAATCAGGGAGACGATAACAGTCAGACTCATAGCCAAAGCTGCacataacagaaacagaactgtATTCTTCTGCAAATCGCTCATGCtgtgcactgaaacaacatgaaaaggacaaaagtTAATAAATACTCTGATAAGATATAACCATGCATTAGGAACAAGTGTTTTGCGGCAACATCTTAAGAGATTATTCAAAATTAATGATTATTATGATTGAGATTTATATGGAAATGTTCAGCACTTACCTTCAACCTCGAGTTTTGCTCCATTTCCAAATATTATCTGTCCACATGTGGCCACAGCACAGTGATAAGTCccagcatcagaggagctgatgttcTCCTTGAAGAAGTTGtagacacatttctgtggagAGCGAGCCTCAGGACTCGTCTCACACTCATCACCACTGTTTCCATGAGCGTAAATGATACTGGGATGAGATTCATGTGATCCGGCTCTGAACCAGTACACACCGAGTCCTCCTGGACATGTTTTGTtctcagagtcagagaggactgaacactgcagagacactgagtctcCTGGACGGACCGGATCAGATGGAAGGACTCCATTGATGGCAGTGATATCAGGTTCTGGTCCTGGGaaatacaaacatgaaaataagcatGCGTTACTCACTTTCATGACAATAAAAGAGTCAAAACTGTTAATTATGCATACACAGACTAATATAAACTGTGGACAAATTCTATATTGATTTATCCATGTAGGAACATTTAACTATGCAAACTGGTGTTAGAAAGAGTGCTTACCTTTGATCCTCAGAAATGTTCCTTTCAGAAGAGCCATGTGAAgttgttttacttttaaacAGTAGTAAACTCCAGTATCGCTGAGCTTTGTTTCACTaatatgcaaaataaatgtTCCAGGCTCTTGTTTGGCTGTGATGTGACCAGTCTTGTTCACACCATCATAAGCAAAAGTCAAGGTTCCTCCCAAGATTTCAGGCAAGTTTCCAGAAACAAGCCTGATCCAAAATAATTGCGTTGAAACCCAAGATGTCGAGCGTTCACAGGTCAGAgtcacattttgtccaaaatCAACAGTCCTTGTCTCAAAGATCTGATCGTCTGTGGATCctgaagaataaaacaaaatgaagaaccaCAGATCAGTGAGCAGAGAAAGAATCATGAATGCCCTCTGCTGAATTACTGTAACACCATGATAATACTTCAAATATGTATCTGTAGCACATCTGAAACGTTTACACATACTTACGCCCCACTCCGAGCATCAGCAGTGAATAAAACACGATCAGCATTTTCTTGTTCATCCGCTCGAGTCTACAGTCAAATTAAATATTAGTAGAAGACGATTCACCTTAATGTAACCATATCGAGAGGGAGGGAACTATTTCAGAGCAATCTGATTGGCCTCTTGTTAcgttgttttttcactgtgcacCGCAGTGGAAATTATCTCGACCATCTTTTCAacctaaaaacatgaaacaacaccaacagcaaGCTTTTGTTTCATGGTGGGTTTTTTATAACTGACACTGAGAGTAAAGACAAGAGGCGATTTGTTTGATCTTAATGTGAACTACATGATCCAGaacaatgcaattaaaaacattttcctttgtatTTTAACAATATTTAGTCAACTTTCCAAGTGATCCTCGCTCAGATCAAGCTGTttaggaaacacacacatatcattATATGGTATCAAGTCAAAAGTAAAGATTGTAGGGGAACACCAGCAATTTAGCATTGCTCTAACAAAAAGTTGCAGGACTTGAGACCTGAGGCAGATTTTACAAAGAATAGTCAAAGTTGAAGAAACAGAGGCTCAGATATCTTAATTTTAAGTTCTTAGTATGAGTCCAGCTCCAGAACACTGGATTCTACATCTCCTGTGTCCTTTATGCCACTTACTGCCTGTATTTGTGGACATAATTGAGgatttcaatatttttctgtgttagATTGGATTTGATCAAAGCATATACAATTTGCTCAACGAACAGAAGAACAACAATGAACTTTTTAACTGAACTTGAGTTAAACATGAATTAACTGatctgtttgatttgtgtgcaCATAAAAACGATGTATCCAGCCATTAACCACAGAGATAAACAAAGATCTTAAATAATCAAATGTTCCACAAGATCACAGAATGACCTTGTGACCCGCCCActctgcctgtcaatcacatTGCAGGAAGTGCACAGCAtgcagagctgaggagctgTCAAACTATTCATCCTCTGTACTCACTTCACTTCTTTTCACAGGGCTGGtgaaaggcagcagcagagcgacACTTTGTGTAGACACTAGAAAAGTAATGACGTCATTTACAACAGAAGCCCTTTGCACCTTCTGTCCTGCTTTGTACTTTCACacccaaacagacacagacatgcattCACAGCCACCACACTCAGAGACATAATGCATGGAAACTTAAGCCTTGCTGTGGTTTGGCTTCCAACTAAAGTGTCAATTTAACACTGCTTTTCTAACTTGCTCACTGTTTTAACCTCAGGAAGCTGAGTTTTACCACTGTTTTGCCATATTTAAAAAAGCAAGTGGACACTGCAGTATAtaatttttattcatattattaATATCACAACAACTTGGTTTGACAAACACAGCTACCCAGTCATGTTATGGCTGTTTTTAAGgcacttttctgcagtttggtCCTTTTGATTGGTGGTTGCTGTCAGAGGAGGGGGTGCTACTGTTCATTGGTCTTTTTAGGAAGAGCAGGAGTTTGAGCTTTGATGTTAAGCTTTCCCGATTAGCTGCTAACAGGTTTCACATGCTTGCTAAAGTCTGCTCCACTTTGTGCATCACCCTGTGCAGTGATGGACTGGCAATGTGTCCAAAATAATGGTAAATGAATCAATACATTtatatcaaaatgaaaactaaaacaaactgaTATGAGGATTGGATATTTTAAGATCActgcatctttaaaaacataatttttgaATGTACATTTACCAGGTAGAAGAACAAAAAGATTTAATTTTGTTCAACTAAAATTAGGCTGCTGAGACCTCGTGTAGCTCTTCCCTCCCTGCACATCCTGTTGAAGCCCATCATCAGGTCTGTTCTGAGTAAACAGCCTTGGTTGGTCAAGGGGTGGAGAAAAGGCCCACCACAGCATTTGTCAGTCAGTGTATTTTGTTGCTTGTGGCTTTGCTCTGTCTCAGTGCAGACATGCAAAGGACTTTTACAAAGTGCTGTGAGAccagaaagatggaggagttCATTAATTTGACCAGTTGTCCCATAACGTTTTTCACAGAGTATATTTTCTCGTCGGCACATTTCCCTTAAGACAGATTAATTATgtccacaaaataaaatgctccCCATGTGTTTTTGCTAGCCATGCCTCTGACTGCAGGTGTGAAAGTtgtggtggacagagacacagcagtgtatgcttgtttctctctctctctctcgctcgctcgcacacacacacacacacacacacacacacacacacacacacacacacacacacacacacacacacacacacacacacacacacacacacacacacacacacacacactttgtgtccTGACGTACACATGGTGAAAATGTGGAAGGAAACCAAAGATGATAAGACCTTTGTCAGAGCAGATGTTTAGACTTGTTAAACACAGGTACTGAGAATGGGGCTTTAGTTGAAGACCTTTCTGATAATGTTTTTGCACGAGCATGGTTTGGAGGACAAACTTAACATTTGACAGATAAATGCTTCAGACTGCTCACATGCTAAATGCACTGCAGACGGTTGGGTCATGAACTGGATCAAATGTACAGTGTTTTGGCACTAATGGATGCAGatgtagtttttggtttgtttggatCTCTGtatcatgtgtatgtgtactgtgGGATATCTCCTGATAGGTGTACTATAAAGTAGATATAACTTCATCTTCAGTCATCACAAATACGACAAGAAATacatgcagtgtgtctgtgatagCCCTGTGAAACTGACGAGGTTCAACACTTGATatttattgtcatattgaaataTTGGAGGGATTAAAGTGATTCTGGCGAGTGA from Chaetodon trifascialis isolate fChaTrf1 chromosome 5, fChaTrf1.hap1, whole genome shotgun sequence includes:
- the LOC139330969 gene encoding signal-regulatory protein beta-2-like, translated to MLIVFYSLLMLGVGRSTDDQIFETRTVDFGQNVTLTCERSTSWVSTQLFWIRLVSGNLPEILGGTLTFAYDGVNKTGHITAKQEPGTFILHISETKLSDTGVYYCLKVKQLHMALLKGTFLRIKGPEPDITAINGVLPSDPVRPGDSVSLQCSVLSDSENKTCPGGLGVYWFRAGSHESHPSIIYAHGNSGDECETSPEARSPQKCVYNFFKENISSSDAGTYHCAVATCGQIIFGNGAKLEVEGNDLQKNTVLFLLCAALAMSLTVIVSLIYTVKRKSCGCCNAAVVLEANAATARGDQETEQREKNSLVYSAPAFTKRNARTAERRNIKTADEETVYADVRT